The sequence below is a genomic window from Desulfovibrio sp. Fe33.
GCGTCTTCAGGCCCAGGCCGAAGCCTTTCCGCACATCACCGTGAAACGCTTCACCAAGCGGTTCCTGGCCTATCTCGATCTGGCCAGGCTGTCCGTTTCCCTGGGCGGCTACAACACGACCATGAATCTGCTGGCGACCAACACCTTCGGGCTCATGTACCCCTTTCTTCAGAACCGCGAGCAGAACATGCGCGCCCGGCGCATCGAGGAAAAAGGCGGCCTCAAGGTCATCACCGAGGATGATCTCGGCGCGGAGCGTCTGGCTTCGCTCATGCGGGAGAGTCTGGACAGGAAGGCCGCGCCCCTCAATCTCAACCTCGACGGAGCCGCCAATTCGGCCCGCATCCTGGAAGCGGTGTACGCGGCCATGTAGCTCCCCGTCCGGGTCAATTTATCCTCGCCAGAAACCGCGGGCAGGGGTACCATGCCGACAAGCAAAGGAGACTACATGCTGCTCAAGGATAAAAAGGCTCTCATTTTCGGTGTGGTCAACGATCGTTCCATCGCCTACGGCATAGCCCGGCAAATGAAGGAACACGGCGCCCGCCTCGCCTTCAGCTACGCCGCAGACCCCATCGAACGCCGATTGGCTCCCATCTGCGAGGAGCTCGGCGGGGAATTCATGTACAAGTGCGACGTCACTTCGGATGAGGAGATCGCGTCCGGCGCGGAACTTGTGCGCGAGAAGTGGGGCGGCGTGGATATTCTCGTTCACTCCATCGCCTACGCCAACCGCGAAGACCTCAAAGGCCGGTTCATCGATACCAGCCGCGAAGGCTACAAGATAGCCCTGGACGTGTCCTCGTATTCCCTGGTCGCCTTGTGCCGCGCCTTCGAGCCGCTTTTCCCCGTGGGCGGGTCCGTCCTGACCATGAGCTACTACGGCTCCGGCAAGGTAGTGGCCAACTATAACGCCATGGGCGTGGCCAAAGCCGCCCTGGAAGCCTGCGTGCGCTATCTGGCCGTGGACCTGGGCGAAAAGGGCGTGCGCATCAACGCCATCTCGGCCGGGCCGGTCAAGACCATGGCCGCATCGGGCATCTCCGGCTTCAAGTCCATCCTCGGACGCATCGAGGAAAAAGCTCCCCTGCACCGAAACATTTCCATCGAAGACGTGGGAAAATGCGCCCTCTACCTCGCCTCCGACCTCTCGTCCGGCACCACCGGCGACGTCGTTTTCGTGGATTCCGGCTATAATATTATGGGCGTTTAGAGCCGGGGCGTTGCCCCGGACCCCGCCAGGGAACCTTTTGAAAAAGGTTCCCTGGACCCTCCAAAACTTCTTATCGCGCCTTTGGCGAAGGGGCGAGTTGAGGGGGAAGCCATGGGTTGCCTACAAATATGTAGGCAACTAATGTATAAAATTGTTTAGTGTTTCCGCGAAGCGGCAGAAAAAGTTTAGGAAGGAAGAGGGGATGGGGGTCCGGGGGAAGGGGAGAAGGAAAGCCCTTTTCAAAGGGTTTCCTTCTCCCCTTCCCCCGGCCGCCGGAGGCCGCCCTATAAGCACTAGGCCACAAAAAGCCGCGGCCGGACAGCGGATTTCCGTGACTTGCGTCTCCGCTGTCCGGCCGTTGCCGGAGAGGACCTTATCAGGTCTGATACGGAAGCGAGCAGGTGATTCGCTTCCGCTGAAAAAAGAGATTAGACGAGTTGGCTGATGGCCACGCTCAGGGCCATGGACACGCCGGTCCAGAAGAGGAGCTTGATAAGACCGAGAGGGCCGTTGGCGGCGCGGCACAGCTCGTTGCTCCAGGGCTCGCCCGTGGAATCTTCGGGCTTGAACAGATAAACAAGCGGGTTCATGTTGGACTTCTTCATCTTTTCGACCTCTTTGAGTATCCCGTTGCAAGTTGACCAACTTGCTTTTCGTCCTATGCGCTAATGGGTGATCTGGTCCAATAACGATGCGTGAGCATATGCATAAGGATTCCTTATGGACAGCCGGAAAGGTCGGGCGGACGGGATGATATCGGGTCCGAGCGATAGCGATTGCCCCTTTTGGGGCGGGCGGGTATGAAGAGCCCATGGAACTCTACCAGCTTAGAACGTTCGTGGCAGTGGCGGAGGAAGGCAATTTTACCCGTGCGGGCAGGCGGGTACACGCCACCCAGCCTGCGGTAAGCGCGCATATCAAGGCCCTTGAGGAAGAGCTTGGCGTGCGGCTTTTCGACAGGGTGCCGCGAGGCGTCGAGTTGACCCAGGCCGGGGCCGAACTGGTGCACGACGCCATCGAAGTGCTGGCCGCAGCCAACGCGCTCAAGGCGCGGGCCGTGACCCTGGGCGGCGAGGTGGCGGGCCAGGTCGCGCTCGGGCTGTGCACCGATCCGGCCTTTCTCAAGGCCACCAGCCTTATCGACCTCATGAGCGAGCGTTTTCCCAAGCTCAGCCTGAAGCTCATCCAGTCGCCGTCAGGCGTGATATTGAGCGGTATCCGGGCACGTACACTGGACGCGGGGTTCGTCTTTTCCGGCAATCCCTATCATGATCTGGAAAGCATCAAGCTGGCCGAGCCGAGATATTCCATCCTGGGCGCGGCGCGGTGGCGCGACGAACTGGCTGTGGCCGATGCCGAAGCGTTGTCCGCATTCACCTGGGTCATGCCTGCCAGTCACAGCCCGTTTCGAGAGCTGCAACTTGAAATATTCAATAAGTACGGGATCGTTCCGGCGCGAACCATCGGTGCGGACTCCGAAGAGGTCATCCGCGCCCTGGTGGCGGACGGCAAGGGGTTGGCCCTGGTGCGCGAGGACGAGATGAAGGCCATGCTTGATAACGGGCAGGCCGCCGAGTGCGTCCTGGTGGGGCGGCATCCGGTTGAGGTGAATTTCGTGTTCCGCAAGGGAGAGGACAGCCTGCCTTCCCTGGCCGCCATCATCGAGCTGGTGCGGCGGACCTGGGAGCGTTGACGAGACCGGCCCGGCCTACGGGTGCCCACGCGGTTTGTTTTCTTGAGGCGTCCGGAGCGGACGCGGCTATTCCTAGACCAATTCCCAACACCGTTTGACGCGGTCGATGACCGCGCGCATGACCGGGTCTTCGTCGTGCCGCCTGAGGTAGACGAAGTTCGCCTGGATGGACAGCTCCTCGAAAGACAAGGTGTGCACGGGCCTGCCGATGCGGTTGGCCGCCTGGATTTCGTTCTTCCTGAGGAACGAGATGCCCTTGCCTGCGGCCACGAGTACCCGGATGACTTCGTCGCCGTCCACTTCCAACTGGATTGAGGGCTTGATGTCGTGCGCCTTGAAAAAGGGGTCGATGAGCTGCTGCAACGGGTTGTCGGAGGGGTCCATGATCCACGGCAGATCGGACAGCCCGGACAGCCCCAGGCTCATGCGGTCCTTCCATATGTCGGGCACGGCCACGAAAAAGCGGGTCTTCTCAAGGGGAATGGCGCAGAGTTCGGGATACCTCGGCTCGCCGAAGATGAACCCGCAGTCGAGCTGCCCGTCGCGGATGGCGCCCTGCACGGAGGTGGACGCGCGCTGCTGAATCTGAAGGACGATCCTGGGGTGGTCTTCCCCCAGGGATGTCAGCAGGGGGACGATGCGCAGGTATTCGGCGTCCGTGTTCAGGCCTAGGGACAGATCGCCCACCAGTTCGTCGCCCATGCTCCGGGCCTCCAGCTTCAGCTCCCGGGCGGCCTTGAGCACGTTCTCGGCCCGGTGCTTGAGCCGTTCCCCGGCCTCGGTCAGGCGCATTCCCTTTGGCGTCCGGATAAACAGCTTGGTTTCAAGCTCTTCTTCCAAGGATTTGATGTGCGCGCTCACAGAAGGCTGGCTGGTATGGAGCCGGACCGAGGCGCGTGTCAGATGGCCTTCCTCGGCCACCACCACAAAAGTCTTGAGTTGGTAAAGTTCCATCTGCAATCAGCCTCCTTGATGTGCTTCATAATCATATCCGATCAAGATCAGATATGCCATCAGAAAATCCGAATGACTGCATCAAACAAAACAATTGGATTGATTTCGACAACATCCGTAGATGTGCAGACATGGAAGACCGCCTGACAGGTGGCGTCAATCAAGGAGCAAAGCTATGAGCATGGACAACGATACCCGACTGGCCATGATGCATATGCGCAACGAGGCGCACCGTTACGAGGAAATCCGTCCCCGCCGCAACAACAGCAGGCGCGTGCGCACGGTCACTTCGGCTGTGGCCGCCTTTGCGCTGCTGCTGTTCACCCGGGGCTTCTAGATCTTTCCGGGAGCGTTCCGCTCCCGCATACTCAGCGGGTTAGAGCCGCTCTTGTCTGGGGTTTGTTCATCCTTTCCTCTCAGACAAGAGCGGCTCTTTTATGGTGCGCTGAGCAATGTATTCCTATCGGCAATCAAATCCATGAGGAAATGGGGGATTGGTCTTCGGCGCGCTTCGGGCCGCGAGGCCGTGATGGCGCGTGGAGGCCGGTCCGTCTTGTTTTGCGTCCACTCCGGCGGTCGCGCGGAAAGCGGGCACCTTCGGCGTTGTCGTCTGAAAGAGGGCGCGGGACAAGGTGCGGCGGTTGATGGCCGAAGCGGATTGCTGCGTTATTTCACGGCCACCCAACTGGACAGGACGGACACGAGAGTCACGGCCCCGCCGAGGATGAGAAGCTGGTCCATGGGGAGGAACTGGAGTTGGATGAGGAAGGGCGGGAAGTTGAGGGCGTCAGCCATGGCCGAGTGGGTCGCGGCGAGCAGTCCCAGGCCGAGCCCCGCGCCGAGGATGCCCTGAATCAGGCCTCCGATGAGCAGGGGCCAGCGGATGTAGGAAGGGCTGGCTCCGACCAGGGCGAGAATTTCCACCTCGTCCATGCGGGTGAGCAGGGAGAGTTTTATGGTGTTGTGGACCACCAGGGCGACCACCAGGCCGAGGAAGCCCAGGACCGGCCATATCACCGTGCGGGTCAGGGTGCGCCATCCCTGGGCCAGGTCGGCCTGGAACGGGGTGTAGTTGACCTTGTCCACGCCGGGCATGTCCTTGAGCGTGGAGAGCAGGTCGGCGGCCCATCCTTCGCGCTGTGCCTCGGGCGGTACGGCAAAGGCGGCCAGGCCGGAATAGGGCAGGGGGTTGTCGTCGGCCAGGCCGGAGAAGTCGCTTGTCTTGCCCAACGAAGCCGCAAGCTCGGCCAGCGCGTTCGCGGGGGTGAAGGTCTTGAAGGCGGCCAGATGGTCCATGGCGCGGATGGTGTCCCATTCCTCGTTTACCTGGGCCGGGTCTGCGCTGTTTTTCCAGTATATCTGAAATTCCACCCGTCCCCTGGATTTGAGCAGCTCCTGGTCGAGGTTGTGCACGCCGAGCAGGATGAGGCCTGTGAGCAGCGTGACCATGGCCACGGCCAGAAGGGTGAGCAACTGGGCGAAGGGGTGGAGGCGCAGGTCGGTGACGCCGCGCAGCGTCAGGCGGAGGAACGGTCCGATCACAGCTCCTCCCCGTCGAAATCGTCTTCGAAATTCTCGTCGAACGGCCTGTCGTCGACAGGCTCCCCTTCTATGGTGATGCGTCCGTCCTGGAGATGGAGGATGCGCGCGTTCGGCACGCATTCGAGAACCTCGGTGGAGTGGGTGGCCATGATGACGGACGTTCCGTAGGTGTGGAACTGCTTGAAGATTTCCATGAGATGCATGGTCAGGTCGACGTCGAGGTTGCCGGTGGGTTCGTCGGCCAGGATCAGTTCGGGATTGGCGACCATGGACCGGGCAATGGCCACGCGCTGCTGTTCGCCGCCCGACAGCCGTTCGCACAGGGAATAGCTCCTGGTCTCAAGGCCCAGCGCGCGGATGATGGCGCGCACGCGGCGTTCCAGGTGCGTGCGCGGCATACCCCGCACTTCGAGCGCCATGGCCACGTTGTCGAAGACCGTGCGTTCGGGCAGGATCTTGAAGTCCTGAAAAACCACGCCCACTTTGCGGCGCAGCTTCGGGATGTCGCGCTTCCGAAGATGGTTGAGCTGGAAACCGGCCACCGAGGCGCGGCCTCGGGATACGGGCAGGGCTCCATAGAGCAGGCGCAGGAGGGTGGTCTTTCCCGCTCCGGAGTGCCCGGTGAGGAAGAGAAATTCGCCTTTCTCCAAGGTGAAGGAGATGTCCTTGAGAGCCCAGTAGGACCCGAAATTGTAGGACAGGCGTTCCACATTGACCATCATGTTGCTTTATGTACCCGTCTCACCCGCGTTTGTACAGGACCGGAAATGGAAACGCCGCCCCGTTCCTGACGGGAACGGGGCGGCGTATGAACATCGCGTCGGTGGAAGGGTTAGCCTTCGACCTTGACGTAGGCCTTCACGGCCGCACCGCAGATGGGACATTTGTCGGTGGGCTCGCCGTCCATGGTATGGCCGCAGACGGAGCAGATGTAGAACTCGGCGTCGGCGAACTTTTCCGGGTCTTCCAGGGCCTCGGAGTACAGTTCGGCATGGATTTTCTCGGCCTCGTTGGCAAATCCGAAATAGCGCAGAACAGCGTTCTCGCCCTCGGCCTTGGCGTCTTCCATCATCTCCGGGTACATCTTTTCAAATTCGTAGGTCTCGCCGGAAATGGCGGCCTTGAGGTTCTCCTCGGTGGAGCCGATGCCCTTCATCAGGCGCAGGTGGGCGTGGGCGTGGATGGTTTCGGCGGCGGCAGCGGCGCGGAACAGCTTGGCGACGCCGGGTTTGCCTTCGGCCTCGGCCTTGTCGGCAAAAGCGAGATACTTGCGGTTGGCCTGGGACTCACCGGCGAAAGCGGCTTTCAGATTTTCCATGGTCTTGGTCATTTGTTTCTCCTGTATGGTTTTGTTTCGGTTCTCGGACCGATTGAATGCGTGGAAAAAGTAGTAATGATTCCTATTTCAAAATGCAAGCAAAAAAAGCATTTGATTGAAGGCCGATGACCGCCGCTGATATTTCCGCATCGTAACGGCCGCGCGGAGCTATTCCGATGCGTTCAGCACCAGGGCGGAAACCTTGTCGCAGGCCTTGTCGTCGGGCACGAATGCGGTTTCACCTATGGCGACCACCGGGCGCATTCCTATGAGGGAGTTGAGCAGGTAGGCGTGGCGGTACGAGTCGAGGGAGAGCATGGGGAGGCGTGCGGGCTGTATGTCCAGGGCGTCCGTGGCGAGTTCGAGGGTGATGGAGCGCAGGCGGTACTGGGAGTCCGGGCAGACGAATCGACCGTTTTTTTCAAGCACGATCGCGCCGGTGGCGGATTCAAGGAGGTTGTCGCCGAAGTCGAACAGGGCGACGTCGTCGAAGCCGCGCGCCCTGGCCCGGCGCAGGGCCAGATGGAAGAACATGTAGCTGGTGGTTTTCTGGCCGTTGAGGGTGGAGACGTGGCGGTCATCGCAGATGCATAGCCGGTAGGCCTTGTATGGTTTGGCCTCGTAGGGCACGGCCATGATGACGGGCGAGGCGTTCTCGCTTTCGATGGGATAGAAGATATTGACCCGGGCG
It includes:
- a CDS encoding aminotransferase class IV, which translates into the protein MIFYHNGDYSKEGVRQDPASPAFRYGAGFFETLYYNGREICHLGRHLDRILSSLRDYGIPYAAVDFEQVIGEVLERNGLPGRTARVNIFYPIESENASPVIMAVPYEAKPYKAYRLCICDDRHVSTLNGQKTTSYMFFHLALRRARARGFDDVALFDFGDNLLESATGAIVLEKNGRFVCPDSQYRLRSITLELATDALDIQPARLPMLSLDSYRHAYLLNSLIGMRPVVAIGETAFVPDDKACDKVSALVLNASE
- a CDS encoding enoyl-ACP reductase FabI; this translates as MLLKDKKALIFGVVNDRSIAYGIARQMKEHGARLAFSYAADPIERRLAPICEELGGEFMYKCDVTSDEEIASGAELVREKWGGVDILVHSIAYANREDLKGRFIDTSREGYKIALDVSSYSLVALCRAFEPLFPVGGSVLTMSYYGSGKVVANYNAMGVAKAALEACVRYLAVDLGEKGVRINAISAGPVKTMAASGISGFKSILGRIEEKAPLHRNISIEDVGKCALYLASDLSSGTTGDVVFVDSGYNIMGV
- a CDS encoding LysR family transcriptional regulator, with amino-acid sequence MELYQLKTFVVVAEEGHLTRASVRLHTSQPSVSAHIKSLEEELETKLFIRTPKGMRLTEAGERLKHRAENVLKAARELKLEARSMGDELVGDLSLGLNTDAEYLRIVPLLTSLGEDHPRIVLQIQQRASTSVQGAIRDGQLDCGFIFGEPRYPELCAIPLEKTRFFVAVPDIWKDRMSLGLSGLSDLPWIMDPSDNPLQQLIDPFFKAHDIKPSIQLEVDGDEVIRVLVAAGKGISFLRKNEIQAANRIGRPVHTLSFEELSIQANFVYLRRHDEDPVMRAVIDRVKRCWELV
- the ftsE gene encoding cell division ATP-binding protein FtsE, which produces MVNVERLSYNFGSYWALKDISFTLEKGEFLFLTGHSGAGKTTLLRLLYGALPVSRGRASVAGFQLNHLRKRDIPKLRRKVGVVFQDFKILPERTVFDNVAMALEVRGMPRTHLERRVRAIIRALGLETRSYSLCERLSGGEQQRVAIARSMVANPELILADEPTGNLDVDLTMHLMEIFKQFHTYGTSVIMATHSTEVLECVPNARILHLQDGRITIEGEPVDDRPFDENFEDDFDGEEL
- a CDS encoding rubrerythrin family protein; translation: MTKTMENLKAAFAGESQANRKYLAFADKAEAEGKPGVAKLFRAAAAAETIHAHAHLRLMKGIGSTEENLKAAISGETYEFEKMYPEMMEDAKAEGENAVLRYFGFANEAEKIHAELYSEALEDPEKFADAEFYICSVCGHTMDGEPTDKCPICGAAVKAYVKVEG
- a CDS encoding cell division protein FtsX, translating into MIGPFLRLTLRGVTDLRLHPFAQLLTLLAVAMVTLLTGLILLGVHNLDQELLKSRGRVEFQIYWKNSADPAQVNEEWDTIRAMDHLAAFKTFTPANALAELAASLGKTSDFSGLADDNPLPYSGLAAFAVPPEAQREGWAADLLSTLKDMPGVDKVNYTPFQADLAQGWRTLTRTVIWPVLGFLGLVVALVVHNTIKLSLLTRMDEVEILALVGASPSYIRWPLLIGGLIQGILGAGLGLGLLAATHSAMADALNFPPFLIQLQFLPMDQLLILGGAVTLVSVLSSWVAVK
- a CDS encoding LysR family transcriptional regulator, which produces MELYQLRTFVAVAEEGNFTRAGRRVHATQPAVSAHIKALEEELGVRLFDRVPRGVELTQAGAELVHDAIEVLAAANALKARAVTLGGEVAGQVALGLCTDPAFLKATSLIDLMSERFPKLSLKLIQSPSGVILSGIRARTLDAGFVFSGNPYHDLESIKLAEPRYSILGAARWRDELAVADAEALSAFTWVMPASHSPFRELQLEIFNKYGIVPARTIGADSEEVIRALVADGKGLALVREDEMKAMLDNGQAAECVLVGRHPVEVNFVFRKGEDSLPSLAAIIELVRRTWER